Within Runella rosea, the genomic segment CATCTATTTCCCAACGTTTTTTCAATAAATTGAGCAGCCATTCGGAGAGATTTGGCTCCACTTCCATACGTACCACTCGCCCCAATCGACGCGTTTTGAGTTTTTGCTTTACTTCATCCAAAAAGTCGGTTTCAACATCGTCGTTATCATCAATGGAAAAATCACCATTTCGCACGATTCTGAACAAGTGCATGTCCAAAATCTCGACATTTCGGTACAGTTTCCGCAACTCATGCCGCATGATTTCTTCAATGGGAATAAAGACCGTTTCCCCATTTTTTCGTTCAATCGTGTACAAACGTTTTAAATTGGCGGGAATCTGAACAAACGAAATTTTACGATTTTCTTCGTCTTCCTTCACCGATTCGGTGGCCCGAGTTACGACGGCAAAAATCAGGGTTTTGGCCAGCAGAATAGGGAAAGTATGCGTATAGTCAAACAACATGGGCGTAAGCATGGGATAAATCGTACGGTCAAAGTACTTCCCAACTTCCTCCTGCTCAGTTGCTTCCAAATCATCCCAGCGGCCTATTTTTAATTTTTGTTCATCAAAAAGGGGCAATAAATCATTTTCAAAAACCTCGTCCTGTTCTTGCGTAAACTTATGAATGGCGGAAAACAGTGCCTTCCGAAACGGAATCTCCCGTAATCCTGAATAATCCACTCGTTCTTTTCCATAGTCAAGATAATTGTACAAACTCCCCACCCTAATGGTAAAAAACTCATCCAGGTTTGAATCTGAAATCGCCAGAAATTTCATCCGTTCAAATACCGTCCGACGGGCACTGCGCGCCTGGTCCAAAACACGGTAATTGAATTGTAGCCAGCTAAGGTCGCGGCTGATAAAATTGCTTTGCTCAATGGTCTGACTAAGTCGTTCGGCCGAGCGGGCAAAACGGTCTCCATCGTAAGGAGCTTCTCCTTCTTTCACTTCTTTACGGTCGCGAATAAAAGAGAATAAAGAAGAAAAACCACTTTTGCGATTATCGTTAGAATGTTGAGAACTAGGCATAAGAAATTCGGAATTTAAAACAATCAATTAACTGAGATAACCAATGGAATCTCTATTTATTCAAATGCGTAAAGGTGGTGATTATTGTTCAGAAAGAGCGTTTTCTGCAAAACCGCTCTCTTTTCATTCATCCCATTGGTCACGTAAAGAAATAAGGTCAAAGGTACTTTATAAAACAATTGAGCCACTCGTCCCGGGGGCAGAGTGGCTCAATTTAATGGTTTGTTAACACTAACAATTAGACGTCCACTCTCGCATATTTAGCATTACGTTCAATAAACTCACGACGGGGGGCTACTTCGTCGCCCATCAACATCGAGAACAGGTGGTCTGCTTCGGCCGCAGAATCAATGCTCACCTGCTTCAAACTGCGGCGCGTAGGGTCCATGGTCGTTTCCCAGAGCTGCTCAGGGTTCATTTCTCCCAAACCTTTATAGCGCTGAATGTAAACACTATCTTCTTTCCCACCTGCAATTTCCATCACGGCTTGTTCGCGTTGGGTTTCAGTCCAGCAGTAGCGCTCTTCTTTGCCCTTCTTCACCAAATACAAAGGCGGCTGTGCAATGTACACGTAACCGCTATCAATGAGATCTTTCATGTACCGGAAGAAGAACGTCAAAATCAAGGTACGAATGTGGCTTCCATCTACGTCAGCATCGGTCATGATGATAACTTTGTGGTAGCGGAGCTTGTCCATATTGAGGGCCCGTTCGTCGCCATCTTTTCCAAACACAACTCCCAAAGCGGTAATCATGTTTTTGATTTCGTCGTTTTCGTATATCTTGTATTCCTGCGCTTTTTCTACGTTCAGGATTTTACCACGAAGCGGTAAGATGGCCTGAAAAGCACGGTTACGGCCTTGTTTGGCCGAGCCTCCCGCCGAGTCCCCTTCTACGAGGTACAATTCGCAACCCGCAGGGTCTGTTTCGGAGCAGTCAGCCAACTTGCCGGGTAAGCCTGTACCTCCCAATACCGTTTTGCGTTGCACCATTTCACGGGCTTTGCGGGCGGCAATACGAGCTTTGGCGGCGAGGATTACTTTATCAACGATGGTACGCGCCTCTTTGGGGTTTTCCTGCAAGAAGTTGTCGAGCATTTCGCTCACCACTTGGCTTACGGCCCCCGCCACGTCGGAGTTACCCAACTTGGTTTTGGTTTGCCCTTCAAACTGCGGCTCTTGCACTTTTACCGAAATAACCGCCGTCAGACCTTCGCGGAAGTCATCGCCGCTGATTTCAATTTTTTCTTTGGCCAGTATTCCCGACTTTTCGGCGTAGTTTTTCAGCGTCCTTGTCAGCGCCATCCGGAAGCCCGATACGTGGGTACCGCCTTCGATGGTGTTGATGTTGTTGACGTAAGAAACCACGTTTTCGGAATACGACGTGTTATAAATCATCGCCACCTCTACTGGTACTACCCCTTTTTCATTCTCCATGTAAATGGGGGTTGGGATGAGGTGGTCGCGGGTACTGTCTAGGTAAGTTACGAACTCAACCAAACCACCCTGTGAATGAAACTCTTCGTAGCGAGGCTGACCATTTTCGTCGAGGTCTCTCAAGTCGGTGAGCGTCAGTGTGATTCCTTTGTTGAGGAATGAAAGCTCGCGAATGCGATTGGCAACAGTTTCATATTTGTATTCAGATGCCGTAAAAATGCTGTCATCGGGAAGAAAGTGAACAAAGGTCCCAGTATCATCGGCCGAGCCAATAGCACGAACAGGATATAGTGGTTTTCCGATGCTATACTCTTGCTCAAATATTTTTCCTTCACGATGTACTTCAACACGCAGGTATTTTGAAAGGGCATTAACGCAAGATACCCCTACTCCGTGCAATCCACCAGAAACTTTGTAGGTATCCTTGTCAAATTTCCCCCCCGCGTGAAGTACAGTCATAACCACTTCAAGGGCCGACTTTTTCTCTTTGGTATGCATTCCCGTCGGGATTCCCCGCCCGTTGTCTTTCACCGTTACGGAATTGTCGGTATTAATTACGACCTCAATCCGATCACAATACCCCGCCAGCGCTTCGTCAATGGAGTTGTCAACAACCTCCCAAATAAGGTGGTGAAGGCCTTTTACGCCGATGTCACCAATGTACATTGCGGGACGCTTCCGCACCGCCTCCAGACCCTCAAGAACTTGAATGTTTTCGGCTGAATAATTACTTTTGTCTACTTGTTCCGGAATTTCAATCGTTTCGTTTGCCATATTTTGGAATTAGTAACGAATAGGGTGCTCCCACTGTAAATATTTCAATTTTTTAACGCGTAAAGATACAAGAATCTGGGCAAAAATCCTAAATTTTACTGGTTTAAGGCAACCTATACGTTTGAACTGACCGGTGGTTAATTCCAAATAATAAATAGGGACCCACGGCAC encodes:
- the gyrB gene encoding DNA topoisomerase (ATP-hydrolyzing) subunit B; this encodes MANETIEIPEQVDKSNYSAENIQVLEGLEAVRKRPAMYIGDIGVKGLHHLIWEVVDNSIDEALAGYCDRIEVVINTDNSVTVKDNGRGIPTGMHTKEKKSALEVVMTVLHAGGKFDKDTYKVSGGLHGVGVSCVNALSKYLRVEVHREGKIFEQEYSIGKPLYPVRAIGSADDTGTFVHFLPDDSIFTASEYKYETVANRIRELSFLNKGITLTLTDLRDLDENGQPRYEEFHSQGGLVEFVTYLDSTRDHLIPTPIYMENEKGVVPVEVAMIYNTSYSENVVSYVNNINTIEGGTHVSGFRMALTRTLKNYAEKSGILAKEKIEISGDDFREGLTAVISVKVQEPQFEGQTKTKLGNSDVAGAVSQVVSEMLDNFLQENPKEARTIVDKVILAAKARIAARKAREMVQRKTVLGGTGLPGKLADCSETDPAGCELYLVEGDSAGGSAKQGRNRAFQAILPLRGKILNVEKAQEYKIYENDEIKNMITALGVVFGKDGDERALNMDKLRYHKVIIMTDADVDGSHIRTLILTFFFRYMKDLIDSGYVYIAQPPLYLVKKGKEERYCWTETQREQAVMEIAGGKEDSVYIQRYKGLGEMNPEQLWETTMDPTRRSLKQVSIDSAAEADHLFSMLMGDEVAPRREFIERNAKYARVDV